From Bicyclus anynana chromosome 18, ilBicAnyn1.1, whole genome shotgun sequence, a single genomic window includes:
- the LOC112053778 gene encoding 3-hydroxy-3-methylglutaryl-coenzyme A reductase produces the protein MKVWGAHGEFCARHQWEVIVATLALLACAASVERHGTGARSERCAGWARACPGLEAEYQAADAVVMTFVRCAALLYAYYQVSNLQKIASKYLLILAGIFSTFASFIFTSALASLFWNELASIKDAPFLFLLVADVARGARMAKAGWSAGEDQGKRVGKALSLLGPTATLDTLLAVLLVGVGGLSGVPRLEHMCTFACLALLVDYLVFVTFYPACLSLVADFASGRKEMSPDSPFSEEDLKPNPVVQRVKMIMAAGLLCVHLTSRWPWTRDHGMIEGSLTDGFKSTNHENVLFHSYVKWFSVSADYIVIATLLCALIIKFIFFEEQRNWVIDMNDLTVKEVIHNSSSNKKIFSIGDEDLKTDTCTQTDSALSLDETEWPSLSPSSSFSRLNSKKRPMAECLEIYRSEGICTSLSDEEVVMLVEQSHIPMHTLETVLNDPLRGVRLRRKIISTRFETEAAIKKLPYLNYDYSKVMNACCENVIGYVGIPVGYAGPLVVDGKAYMIPMATTEGALVASTNRGAKAIGTRGVTSVVEDIGMTRAPAVKLPNVVRAHECRQWLDNKDNYAMIKTAFDSTSRFARLQEVHIGVDGATLYLRFRATTGDAMGMNMVSKGAENALKVLKTYFPDMEVISLSGNYCSDKKAASINWVKGRGKRVVCETTISAENLKKIFKTDAKTLTRCNKIKNLSGSALAGSIGGNNAHAANMVTAIFIATGQDPAQNVTSSSCSTSMEICGENRDDLYVTCTMPCLEVGTVGGGTVLSGQGACLEILGVKGAAVRPAENSARLASLICATVLAGELSLMAALVNSDLVKSHMRHNRSAVNVQGSTNSVSDLVQPQIRHNISTLNVPGVANGMTLKVPNL, from the coding sequence ATGAAAGTGTGGGGAGCGCACGGCGAGTTCTGTGCCAGACACCAGTGGGAGGTAATCGTTGCCACCTTAGCCCTATTGGCATGTGCTGCCAGCGTCGAGAGACATGGCACTGGCGCGAGATCAGAAAGATGCGCCGGTTGGGCCAGAGCTTGCCCTGGATTGGAAGCGGAGTACCAAGCTGCAGATGCAGTGGTAATGACCTTCGTACGATGCGCTGCGCTCCTTTACGCTTATTACCAAGTGTCAAATCTCCAGAAAATCGCCTCCAAGTACCTTCTAATCCTCGCGGGTATCTTCTCCACGTTCGCCAGCTTTATATTCACTTCTGCATTGGCCAGTTTGTTCTGGAACGAGTTGGCGAGTATTAAGGATGCTCCGTTCCTGTTTCTGTTAGTTGCTGACGTGGCTAGAGGTGCCAGGATGGCTAAAGCTGGATGGAGTGCAGGGGAAGACCAGGGCAAGAGAGTGGGGAAAGCCCTATCTTTGTTGGGACCGACAGCGACGTTAGATACACTTCTAGCGGTTTTACTGGTCGGAGTGGGTGGACTTTCTGGTGTTCCCAGGTTAGAACATATGTGCACGTTTGCCTGTTTGGCATTGTTGGTAGATTACCTGGTTTTTGTTACGTTCTACCCTGCCTGCTTGTCACTAGTAGCAGATTTTGCTTCTGGCAGAAAGGAGATGTCTCCGGACAGTCCGTTTTCTGAAGAGGACTTGAAACCAAACCCAGTTGTGCAACGAGTTAAAATGATCATGGCAGCTGGATTACTTTGCGTCCATTTGACAAGCAGATGGCCCTGGACAAGGGATCATGGTATGATTGAAGGATCTTTGACTGATGGTTTTAAGTCTACCAATCATGAAAATGTCTTGTTTCACTCCTATGTGAAATGGTTTTCAGTAAGCGCTGATTATATAGTTATTGCAACATTGTTATGCGCTTTGATTATTAAATTCATCTTCTTCGAAGAGCAAAGAAATTGGGTTATTGATATGAACGATTTGACAGTCAAAGAGGTCATCCATAATAGCAGTAgcaataagaaaatattttccattGGTGATGAAGATCTGAAAACTGACACGTGTACGCAAACTGATTCTGCGCTTAGTTTGGACGAAACTGAATGGCCTTCGCTTTCCCCGAGCTCTTCGTTTTCcagattaaattctaaaaaacgtCCTATGGCAGAATGTCTAGAGATATATCGTTCAGAAGGAATCTGCACTTCGCTAAGTGATGAAGAGGTAGTGATGCTAGTCGAACAATCACATATACCTATGCACACTCTCGAAACTGTGCTTAACGATCCTCTTAGAGGCGTCAGACTTCGTAGAAAAATTATATCGACAAGATTTGAAACGGAGGCTGCTATAAAGAAACTACCATATCTTAATTATGATTACAGCAAAGTTATGAATGCTTGCTGTGAAAATGTTATTGGATATGTTGGTATACCAGTGGGATACGCAGGACCTTTGGTTGTCGATGGCAAAGCTTATATGATTCCTATGGCTACAACCGAGGGTGCTTTAGTAGCTTCCACAAACAGAGGAGCAAAAGCTATAGGTACCAGAGGTGTTACTAGTGTTGTTGAAGACATTGGTATGACGAGAGCTCCAGCTGTAAAGCTGCCTAATGTAGTAAGAGCACACGAATGCCGCCAATGGTTAGACAATAAGGATAACTATGCAATGATAAAAACAGCGTTTGATTCCACTTCGAGATTTGCGCGTCTCCAAGAAGTTCATATAGGTGTTGATGGTGCAACTTTATATTTAAGATTCAGAGCAACGACTGGTGACGCTATGGGAATGAACATGGTATCCAAAGGCGCTGAAAACGCTCTCAAGGTATTGAAAACCTATTTCCCTGATATGGAGGTCATTAGTCTATCTGGAAATTACTGTTCCGATAAAAAAGCAGCTTCTATTAATTGGGTCAAGGGGAGAGGTAAAAGGGTTGTGTGTGAAACGACAATCTCAGCTGAAAATTTGAAGAAAATCTTCAAAACCGATGCGAAGACTTTAACaagatgtaataaaattaaaaatctctcAGGATCCGCTCTGGCTGGATCCATAGGCGGTAACAATGCTCATGCAGCAAATATGGTCACAGCTATATTTATAGCAACAGGACAAGATCCAGCTCAAAATGTTACAAGTAGCAGTTGCTCCACTAGTATGGAAATTTGTGGTGAAAACAGAGATGATCTTTACGTAACTTGTACTATGCCGTGTTTAGAAGTGGGAACTGTGGGTGGTGGTACAGTGCTATCAGGTCAAGGGGCGTGTCTGGAAATTCTTGGAGTCAAAGGAGCCGCAGTTCGACCTGCAGAAAACTCAGCCAGATTAGCATCTTTAATTTGTGCTACAGTATTAGCTGGAGAACTAAGTCTAATGGCTGCGTTGGTTAACTCTGACTTAGTTAAATCTCACATGCGTCACAATAGATCGGCGGTTAATGTTCAGGGGTCTACAAACTCAGTGTCTGACTTAGTACAACCCCAAATACGTCATAATATATCAACACTTAACGTTCCAGGAGTCGCAAATGGTATGACTCTCAAAGTACCCAACTTATAA